The Thermodesulfobacteriota bacterium genome contains a region encoding:
- a CDS encoding four helix bundle protein yields MPRTGFENLRVYGLAEEIADLVWNIVMKWNKLPQYTIGKQLINSADSIGANIAEGTGRGSFADNRRFARIARGSLFEVKHWLRRSYKRELLTEHEIDNLQELIKELTPKLSAYINSIGRKTGTSDKK; encoded by the coding sequence ATGCCCAGGACGGGATTCGAAAATCTTCGGGTTTATGGTTTGGCAGAGGAAATTGCTGACTTAGTTTGGAATATAGTTATGAAATGGAACAAATTGCCTCAATATACTATTGGTAAACAGCTAATAAATTCTGCAGATAGTATTGGTGCAAATATTGCTGAAGGAACAGGACGCGGAAGCTTTGCTGATAACCGGCGATTTGCCAGAATAGCCAGAGGCTCTCTGTTTGAAGTAAAGCACTGGCTTAGAAGGTCTTATAAAAGAGAACTATTAACAGAGCATGAAATTGATAATTTGCAAGAACTGATTAAAGAGTTAACACCAAAATTAAGCGCATATATCAACTCAATAGGACGCAAAACCGGAACTTCTGATAAAAAATGA
- a CDS encoding polysaccharide biosynthesis/export family protein translates to MKKHFILLGIYLTFILIFTASNAFADDASKFNKSQYIIGSGDILDITTWKEPDFSREEIMVRIDGMISFPLLDDIQAGGRTPLELKKDIQTKLKGFISNPVVTVNVRSPASKRIYVLGEVVNTGEYPLIKNLTVLQAFALAGGFTEWASKKEIILFRKENGKDKTIRINYKNILKGKDFKQNVQLQADDTIIVP, encoded by the coding sequence ATGAAAAAGCATTTTATCTTATTAGGCATTTATTTGACATTTATTCTTATATTTACTGCATCCAATGCCTTCGCAGACGACGCTTCCAAATTTAATAAAAGCCAATACATAATTGGCAGTGGTGATATTCTGGACATTACCACATGGAAAGAACCTGATTTTTCCAGAGAAGAAATTATGGTCAGAATTGACGGAATGATTTCATTCCCTCTTCTTGATGATATCCAGGCAGGCGGCCGAACGCCTTTGGAATTGAAAAAAGATATCCAGACAAAATTAAAGGGATTCATATCTAATCCTGTGGTTACCGTAAACGTCAGGAGTCCGGCAAGTAAAAGAATATACGTACTGGGGGAAGTGGTAAATACGGGTGAATATCCTCTGATAAAAAACCTTACCGTGCTTCAGGCATTTGCCCTTGCAGGAGGGTTTACTGAGTGGGCCTCCAAAAAAGAGATTATCCTTTTCAGAAAGGAAAACGGCAAGGATAAGACTATAAGAATCAATTATAAAAATATATTAAAAGGAAAAGATTTCAAACAAAATGTTCAGCTTCAGGCCGATGACACGATAATTGTGCCTTAA